ATCGGACTGTGATTCTTACTAAGGTATAGTTGTTCTTAGCAAATACGTGAGAAATATTCAGTAAGATTTTTGTCAGTAATGATTCATTTTGTGAGGCACTATTACAAATGTACGAGTTTCGACGCGATCCTTGTCACCTCACGCGTGTCTACCGACTGGCAGCTTGCAAGCACTCGACGGTACTTCGACGCGTTCTCTTAAGCATCAAACGTTACAGTATTTTCAAATTCGAATCCCGAGAACGATTCAGAGTATCGAGTCTCAAAACGCGAGGTACGCGAGCACTAGTCTATCGATCCTCAGACACCTGACGACGATAAAATTGAATCCACCTCAGTGCAAAGAGCAACGTTCCTCGTTTCCCGTCGCGATCCGCAGATTGGTTCCTCAGTCTCGAGCGGCGGATCGCGAGCGCGCCGCTGACGGCGCCGCCTCCTAACGAGCCGGTGTGGCATTTGAATTTTAGGAACGGTCCACTCACGAGAGAAGACCCGAAGAGATTCCCTCGTTGTACACGACCGCAAGACCCGCGGATACCAGCAAGCATAGCGTAACCGCCGCAGCTTCCGACTTGCTGGCCTGTTCCGGTTTCCAGCCGTACCGGCCCGAACGGCACCCGGCCCACGCTCCACCGGCCTTTGCCCTGGATCCTGCGGCCTATAGTCCCTATCACCACGGTCTCTACCCACCGCCACACCTCCAACACGCTTATAGGTAATTCGCGAGCCCCGAAGAACAtcaacgacgacgacgcgtTCGTTGGCATCGTCGACGGCCGACGCTTAACCTGACACTGCTTTTCTTCCCGGTACCGCAGATTAGAGGAACAGTTGTATTTGGAACGGTGTGGAATGCTGAGACCGCCGTTGTTTCCCGGGCTACCCTCGTATCCCCTGTACGGGCTGAGATACAGTCCGGACATGCTACCGCCCGCGTCCCTCGGACTGATGTCTCCCGTGATGCACGAACGGTAAGCGAATCGTTGATTATCCACCGACACCGAACCCTCCCTCCCGGGTTTCAGCTTATATACGCTGGAACGAGAGAACACACGACGAGAGTACACACCCCTACGGGCGACGGAGAGATCTCTGTTTTTCTAAACGACGACGCGATTCCCGTTTCAGGCTGAAACTGGAGGAGGAGCATCGGTTAAGGCAAGCACGGGAGCAAGCCGCGCtgcgggaggaggaggagaggagaAGAGCGGCACGAACCTCCGCTCCTGCCGCCCCGGTACCCGCACCTGCACCTGCATCTGCCGATACTGCAGGTGAGCGAGTCGCTCCACCCCCCACTGCCTTTCATTAAAAAGAAAGCATCGATTCCGGGCGATCGCGAGACTTCTGTCCCGACGTCGCCGCTTCTCACGCGTGAAAAGAATCCTTTTTCTTTCCCTGCGAGCGTGTGTTGCGTATCGCGAGAACGCCCTTCCACTCCCGCCTCCCCGCTCTCCTCTCCGATCTCTCCTCTCGATCCAGTCCTCTCCCCCCGTTCCTCCCCTTGGATCTTCTTTCTCGTTTCTCCTCGCGGAGCGCAAACGTTTCGTCTGTCTCTCCGTGGCAACctgtcttctcttttttttctcttttctgttctctcttcttttctttctttctttctttctttctttctttctttctttctttctttttttttagttgAATCTCTCGTCACAGAACCGTTTCCCCAGAGAAATCTGTACCTCGTTCTCGGTTCTAGTAGCACGATCGGTGCCAAGCGGTCGAACCGTCGACGGCAAACGTCGCCGCCTAACCGTTCGAACAAGCTGTACTGCGTTCGGCGGTCCACCCGTCGCGCGTTGTTGGCCGCGCGACGAATGGACCGGCGAGGCAAGCGAGGAGAAGtcgttgtaaaataatatacctGACTGTGAATCGAAAATCGACAACAACAACCaccacaacaacaacaacaacaacaacaaaaagaaCAATACTACGCTtctaattttaacactagattataATCGAAGTTAATAGTCGTATATAGTTGGACGTTTCTTATGGAGGTAGGACCGATATTTTCTAGCCACAAGCGCACGTTTCGACGAATCGAGTCGAGTTATCATCACGAACACGCGCGTCCCGTTGTTCGTTCATCGTTCCGGCTTTCGTTTCGAGGCTCGGTAGAAACAATACTAATAATCTTTAACCGTTCGTCGTAGCACACCAGAGaggcagagggagagagagagagagagagagagagagagattgagagattgtgagagagagagagagagagagcgagagagagagagaagagctGCCCGAACGGCGCGTCCCGCATCGCGCGAAGTTGATCGCAGGTTTAATCGTCGCCTGGATCCGATCGAAACGCAACcgaaacacacacacacacacacaaacacaaacAATTCATCCTTTCGCGGTCCGATTTAGTTAATGATCTTTTGATTCGCCCAGCCGCGCGTAGACCGAAGTCAGACTTATAGATCTGAGGACACCTGCCCGCGACAGTCCTGCGCTCGTGTCGCGGAGGAAGTAAGTCGGCCTTCGGTCGGCCGTCGATAACACGTTTCCGTCTCCCGTTCGAAAGGAAATCAGAGTTCCAACTGGTTTTTTTTGTAACGTCGGAACGACGACACGCTTCTCTCGTTCATGTACAATGACAATTGTTCGTTACATAGTTAATCATTTTGTAGCTAGTAACGCGTCCTTGACGGCGAGACTTCAACATAAGAGTGCACACACCTTGTACGGGAATACTTGTGTTCGTTGTTGCCACGATCGACATTCTCGTTTTGCTTTTCtccaaaatattgaaaaatattcaaatcgttAATCAACGTGTGGCAGCCTAACGTATTTCGTTGCGAATCTCTGGAATACGCTGTCTCTCGTTTTACTCTTtggttaaataattctttttcgtcTCTTttgtttcctctttcttttatttcactttttttttcttttttttttttctttttctttgttccttTGTCATACGTAATGTAACGACGTGTTAACGTGTAAAATGTTATGATACGAATAAATCGGTGGTCGGTCAGTCAGCCAGAGTTAGTCTCAGTCTGGGTTAGGCTTAGGTTGGGTTGATCCGTCGACGAAAACGTCGTGCTTCTTCATCGTCGAGGCGAAACCAGTCGGTCGCTCGTTTCTTCCCGCGAACACTCGTCATTTTTTTTCCTCGGAACGATCGAACGTTGTCGCAAACGGAAATTgaattgttccttttttttccgccCGAAATTCACACCGCGCGTACACCGCCACCACGATGATGACCAATTTCCCAGGAGCAGTGCACTCTTGCGTTAGTTCCCGCAACTGTTTTAGAAATTTGCAAATTAAAAAGTGAATGTCGcattaattttccttttcttaatTGTAGTGAACGTATATTTCATCCATTATTGACTGAATCCACCGATGTATATAACTTTGTCAAACATGttcttttatcaaaattataccgtttttatataatttattatgtaaacATGTATATTTGGactataattgaaaataaatattgcaagaaaAAAACACAACGTGATCAAAATTCTGATTGACTTGGAATTCTTGACCCTCGATTCATTTTCTGAAACAGTTTTGGGGAAGATTCGGAGTTTACCGCCATATTCTCTCTCTGAGGTTACCTGTTTCACGCCGCGATATGTCGAATGTCGATCACGAGCATCCCGATAGTTAGCAGAAAATTCGTTTGTTTCGATCGTCGCGCGCGGCACAGTTCCGTTGAAATTCGAACAATGTAATCATCCCCAATACTTCGAAGTGAGAATGCGTTTAACCGatgtatatgtatctatatacatatatatatatatagatcatACCGATCGTCGATGCGCACGCTGCGCACGATACGCGCGTGTAACAGAGAAAAACAGGGGAAAGTGCACGGATCAATTCAAGGTAAGTTGAAATCGACCAACGACTCGTCGAACGATTTCAAAAGAGCGcgcgtcgagacgtttctcGAGTAAACGATCATTTAAAGAGGATAAGCAAAATACTAACCGTTCTTGGGCCGATTCAAGAATAAACCTCGACGCTTCTCCTCGCGGGTACGAATGATCGTCGaccgaaaaaaaaaaaaaaaactcttCTCCTCGATCGAAGCCACACGCGGAGCGAAGCCCGAAACGATCGCGACCTGACGGCGATTCGCTCGCTTTCTGTACCCGAATAAGTTCCAAATAGCAGTAGGCCAGAGGAAGATTACCAAGCATTGTGTTCGGGATTTGTTCCAGCTAGGAAGCCGACCATAGCGGCTCAGATGCATAGCGACCGGGAGCGAGACCGCGAGAACAGAGACCGACCGAGCGGAAGCGGTAACAGCGCTGGCAATAACAACGGTAACGCCGGCAATGGTAACGGTAACGTCGGATCCGTCGGCAACAACCATCACCAGCCCAGAAAGGAAGAACAATCCTCCGGGCCGGCTCCTCCGCCGGCGGCACCACCGCACACATCCGATCCAGCTGGGACGGCAAACATTTACCATTCCCGTCTGCCGGGCTTCCCACCGAACCCGCCGGCCCCGATCGGACCGCCGCCGTCCTTGGCCGCAGCTTCTATCTGTTCCGTGAGCTCCGCGGCCATGCCGCCTCCTTTGGCCTCCACTCTACCCCCCCTGAACCTTGGACCTCCGCCAGCTATAAGCTCCGCGCCTATCGGTCCTCCGCCTATACCCTCTATAGCCTCTATGTCATCCTTAACGCCGGCCGTAATAGGACCACCACCGCCACCTCCGCCCCTAAGTATGCCTCTGGCGCCTATCATTTCTATACCCTCCCTACATTTGCCCCCCGTACCCTCGACTACCATTCATTCTAGTCAGCATACAGCTACGATAATGAGCAGCGCGACAACTACCGTTACGACCTCTATATACcaccagcaacagcagcagcagcaacaacaagtGCCACAACAGTCACCGGCTCAGCCACAGCAGCAACAACCtccgccaccaccgccaccgccaccgcctccgccgcctcccccgccgcccccgccgGCGTCGCAGCCGACGCTGTCGGCGTCGCAGCATCAGCAACGCAGCAACACAGCGACCGGAACGGCCACCACCAGCCCGCTGTCCGGTGGCGGCGGCACCATCACCACGCACTCGACGCACACACCGACGACGCCGAATACCGTCCCCTCGAGCATCGGCACGAACCACATCACGCTGACCCACAAATCGCCGCCGCTCTCCCACGGAGTCCACGGCTCCTCGAGGAGCAAGGAGCCGCCGGCGATCGCGACGAGCACCACGGCGAACGCCTCGACGACCACCAGCACGTGCACCACCAGCGCGTCATCCCCCGCGGTGTCGCAACCGGTCTTCGTCCGGCCGTTCGAGGACTCGTTCCGGTCCTCGTCGAAGCCGCAGCAGAGGCCGCTCGTCAACAGCCACAGTCACAGCATCTCGAGCCAACTGTCGCACCCGGAGTCGCCCATCAAATCGTCCGCGGCCACCACCGTGTCTCCGGCGATCGTTGGCCAGATGCTGCCGGACAACTCGATCGCGGACACCGCGAAGAACGCGGGCATCCAGCAGTCGCTGTCGCAGCCGATCCCCTATCCGCCGCAGCAGTTCCATCACCCGCATCTACCCGTCTCCCATGTACCTGGACTCTACAAGCCGCCGCATTTCTCCGCGCCGCCTCATCAGCATCATCCTCAGAAGATCAACGTGCCGACGTTGACCAGCAACGGCAGCGGAGGAGGTGGAGGCGGCGTCGGGACGAACGCGACCTCGAATTGCACGAAGCAGAGCTCCCATCATGCCGAGTCGAACGCGACGACCGCGGCAGCAGTGGTGTCTCAACGAACCGACGCGTTAAACGCGAATTGCCTGTCCAGCGAGAAAGTATCGGGGAGTCTGAACTACAACGGCAACGCTCTCGTCCAGGGGAACGCGAGCAAGATCCCGAACCACGCGAATTCGCATCAGAagaacagcagcagcagcagcgagaCCGCCACGGCGATAGCCAAGGATAGCAAAGCGAATTCGTACAACGAGAAAGCCGAGAATCACGCGAAGCAACCGGCACCGACGGCGTGCCAGCAGAATCATTTGGGAAAGAACTCGGCCCAAGAGAAACCGTCGATCCCCCATTCGACCTACGAACAAGGGAAAGGCGGCCCGCCGGCCGTCTATCAGCCGGAGAGCCTGAATCTCGCCGAGAAGGAGAGCAAGCCCGAGATAGAGTCTAACACGCAGACCGATCAGAGCAATGTTTTGTCCACATTATCGTTTCAACCGAGTTTTAAGTTCAGCATAAACGATATCGCGCAGAAGCCTATAGACACCACTCAGCTGATGCAGAGCATCAAGTCTGAGGAAGTTTTGCGTACCTGTCAGAACGTGTCGAAcgttctcctgcagataccaAAATACCAGGAGAAACTGTTGAATTTCTCGAACGAGCTGAAAACCGGCGCATTTTGTTTCACCGACAAGTGCAATAATTTGACTGAGATTTCCGTGAAGTGCGAGCCACCGGTGTTGAACGTGCCTGACCTGAGCAAGGCTCTAGTCAAACAAGATGTTTCGAACGACAAGTCGTCTTTTCTTGTACCTGAGAAGCCGAAGGAGCTGACGTCCTCGTTAGATTTAGCCGAGAAACGACGGAAACGTAAACGAGAGAGGAACTCCGGGCTCGTCTGCAGTTCCGACTCGGAAGGCGAAGACGAGCTCAAAGACGTCGACCTGTGGATCACGAAAGGTCCGCCGGCCAAGTTACAGTATTCCGAACAGAAACTCGCCTTCCTGGCTATGTTCGGCTTGACCACTTTAAGCATGCGAAACGGTAAGGACAATCTCTTCGTTAACCGTTTCAGTGACACGGGTCTTTGCAAAAATCCGGTCGAAAAgttccaagcggcgcgatcgcgtttctttcatttcaaaaactgaattacgcgtttttatttttacatgaaaagaTTGTAGATAGCGTgatcgttccatttttccatttctaagcaggtaatagtaaaaataaaaataaaaataaagttggATAAAGTGGCACTTTTAGACACTGgcgctcaaacggttaatatatcCTCTTATCGAATACCatcgtaaaaaatatatatatatatatatatactgtaaaCGATGTCGTGTGTGTTACAGAGATGGAGCTTTGCAAAGTGGAGAAAAGGTATAAATTGAATCCCGATCCACCGGACGCACCTTTGGAAGCGGAACCGATCGTCGAGTCTGTACTGCCGATACCACGCGAACATCCAGACGTGTTGCTTCACACGGCAGACTTCGAGCCGAAAGTTGGTTTCCTCAAGACCATAGGTCTCGACGTGATGCCTCCGAATAGAAGAGACGGTAAGCGAGTCTCGAACTTTTTGACGAGATACagatgatataaatataattaatataattataattcatagataagttaagcaacaaaggtgttttatttcgagagtcacctctcgagtgcaaagagttagatttttcacacatccaaattttccactaagaaggaaaataaaagatctaagaaatgttatagcattgttcattttcactagggatactataaaaaatcagttgcagtcgctgatagattacaaaaccatctgcaaagggttaaccctttgcctttcagtcgccatttgctttgaccgaataaaatggtaaaatttaaaattcaatattaaattctatttaatctaTCAACaaatggaacgtcgaaataaaatagttctgttactcaATTCATGCAGGGTATTTctatgttaattgcaaaaaatatcataacGAATATTTgccaagaaaaatattcttgagtGCAAACGATTAAACGAATATTCCCATTCGAATTACAGAAGCAGAGGTGACGTGGCAGTACGTTCTTCAGGACCGTAAGAAAAGGAAGAGTTCGAACACCGTGACGGCGTACTGCGAGAGGATCGCGAAAGCTTATTCGAAGAATCCGCCT
This genomic window from Nomia melanderi isolate GNS246 chromosome 9, iyNomMela1, whole genome shotgun sequence contains:
- the px gene encoding MAP7 domain-containing protein plexus, with translation MMENKLYVKNEPGLDGQSLANPQANPPSEDNGGARVCFVCGTVGHGEQYWLRVKPNPAGAPNEPYFPFLESHEPPAGYRGEGARSGAVRACSLCYALLLQQWESFEQDARPHSQRIYWLKRCDGGPFTGAEMALQGEYAAQVLGLTNEQAPQLRPENRPVGISPRLPPNSPSPRVEQTRPPSNSIELPRPHSNTAETHRHLEQARLTMESPHQRLQSPHQRLQSPRQPVEDARISSEAALDLRHAPRSSPAPQPALPPQPQPIYSGGSSSSVGTDILDLSMPDKNSVTEVCYVCGDEFKRGSLSHIAAKPLPTPPHPSASPPPFFPSLMLHPRPSRSRPMDSAGRVQACTACQHYLLMQWKAYTRQGVPHGDRDYKLRKRQAPAMDTTTFICYTCALEYPSSSIRLLYCCSNPEKEAYYPFIYSLRPPPGASPISPQGMVQVCSICYKAIPQKQQVFGGENHEAQSSGQNVDFRQQGPSPRPAVAKSPANSAGSDIRFKPYDLNKSTVATSKQRTGVVKGTTAGQRNSPNNAPAENGTVALGQNYRCYICERLYPRTHMEWLSTSPEGMNSHAMHFPCLRGMARTSENACMDSHGRVLACSHCVNHLAQQWESMDAERVPLERRRYDIPSPHPNGDVNRSIATPPSSSSDRTFGSNPGTSSSSIYCFLCGLHSDLTLARVLYGRPQGRNAPFFPELLRHQSPPNAEQLREDGSALVCTFCYHSLLAQWRRYESLPSGQQVNAAERQYNTHDYCCYVCGITTYRKRVRALLVKDFPFLKYHRQPEKSLLLENGDFAVVCLDCYETLRTQSLEYERWGLPVEKREYNWIVQPPPPEDSPDATIARLPSGERSEKVVPSTLTVRPARKNCSPKAPDKKVPPKAPEKEQGLQPASTKAQPTAISKSHRPSSGVLPQGHTPGPGPGSQQNSRSFAAALRNLAKQAGPAPQEEEPRASPKNRAPPPLVRGPSPAKERSTHERRPEEIPSLYTTARPADTSKHSVTAAASDLLACSGFQPYRPERHPAHAPPAFALDPAAYSPYHHGLYPPPHLQHAYRLEEQLYLERCGMLRPPLFPGLPSYPLYGLRYSPDMLPPASLGLMSPVMHERLKLEEEHRLRQAREQAALREEEERRRAARTSAPAAPVPAPAPASADTAARKPTIAAQMHSDRERDRENRDRPSGSGNSAGNNNGNAGNGNGNVGSVGNNHHQPRKEEQSSGPAPPPAAPPHTSDPAGTANIYHSRLPGFPPNPPAPIGPPPSLAAASICSVSSAAMPPPLASTLPPLNLGPPPAISSAPIGPPPIPSIASMSSLTPAVIGPPPPPPPLSMPLAPIISIPSLHLPPVPSTTIHSSQHTATIMSSATTTVTTSIYHQQQQQQQQQVPQQSPAQPQQQQPPPPPPPPPPPPPPPPPPPASQPTLSASQHQQRSNTATGTATTSPLSGGGGTITTHSTHTPTTPNTVPSSIGTNHITLTHKSPPLSHGVHGSSRSKEPPAIATSTTANASTTTSTCTTSASSPAVSQPVFVRPFEDSFRSSSKPQQRPLVNSHSHSISSQLSHPESPIKSSAATTVSPAIVGQMLPDNSIADTAKNAGIQQSLSQPIPYPPQQFHHPHLPVSHVPGLYKPPHFSAPPHQHHPQKINVPTLTSNGSGGGGGGVGTNATSNCTKQSSHHAESNATTAAAVVSQRTDALNANCLSSEKVSGSLNYNGNALVQGNASKIPNHANSHQKNSSSSSETATAIAKDSKANSYNEKAENHAKQPAPTACQQNHLGKNSAQEKPSIPHSTYEQGKGGPPAVYQPESLNLAEKESKPEIESNTQTDQSNVLSTLSFQPSFKFSINDIAQKPIDTTQLMQSIKSEEVLRTCQNVSNVLLQIPKYQEKLLNFSNELKTGAFCFTDKCNNLTEISVKCEPPVLNVPDLSKALVKQDVSNDKSSFLVPEKPKELTSSLDLAEKRRKRKRERNSGLVCSSDSEGEDELKDVDLWITKGPPAKLQYSEQKLAFLAMFGLTTLSMRNEMELCKVEKRYKLNPDPPDAPLEAEPIVESVLPIPREHPDVLLHTADFEPKVGFLKTIGLDVMPPNRRDEAEVTWQYVLQDRKKRKSSNTVTAYCERIAKAYSKNPPVLPKPPQKMRLLDRVKVKHVPERPPPLPPLVPNIVPMCYPVLPMPGENGVKQHYKVVDIKIMDDSADENVGGKKGRPKWTGIEDILLAYREYSKEKMLEKKILTCETSRLAAQSNNLRSETIQLERRIYELLSAKTALDSERRVLSEKIERINALVRNFR